TTCCGTGACGCGTGTCAGAAGCTCGGCCAGCGCCTCGCGCGCCTGCATGTTGCGAAGGCCGGGCGTATTCGGCGACGAGATGTTGACGGTGAGATAGGATGCGAGAGGCGAGAACCGCTCCACGCCGCGCGCATAGTCGCCGACGCGGTCCTCGCTGTCCTTGTTTGCTCCGATGTTGACGCCGACGATGCCGCCGCGCCCGGCACGCGCCCTGAGCCGCCTTTCGGCCGCGTCATGCCCCTCATTGTTGAAGCCGAGGCGATTGATGACCGCTTCGTCCTCGATGAGCCGGAAGATTCGCGGCTTCGGATTGCCGGCCTGCGGGAGCGGCGTGATCGTGCCGACCTCCGCGAAACCGAAGCCAAGGCCGAGCAGGGCGTCCGGCACTTCGGCGTTCTTGTCGTAGCCCGCCGCCATGCCGAGCGGGTTCGGGAATGTCAGGCCGCAAACGGAAACGGCGAGACGGCTGTCCGCGCGTGCGGGCGAGCCGGTCGCGACGCCGCAGCGAAGCGCGGCGATCGACAGGCCGTGCGCCGTCTCGGGATCGAGGGAAAAGAGGGCGCGGCGGCCGACCGCATCGAACAGGCTCACCGTTCGAGGTCCGGGAAGAGGTGATTGCCATCCGTGCCCAGCGGCAGCGACCGGACCCATTTCACGGCGTTGAGCCCAAGCGCCGCGTAGAGATGGGGGAACAGGGCTCCGCCGCGCGACGGCTCGTATTTCAGCGCGGGGCCGAGCGCCGCCGCATCTATCGCGATCAGCAGCAGATTGTCTTGCCCGGCAAAGTGCTTCGCCGCCGTCTCACGCACCTGATCCGCCGTCGAGAAGTGGATGTAGCCGTCCTGAATGTCGATCGGCGCGCCCTCGAAACGCCCGGCCTTTTCGGCCTCGCGCCACAGCGGTTCCGGGCAGATCTTGTAGATGATGTCGCGCATGCCCCGCGCTATAGTCGCAAAGCCGGGACCACGAAAGGGCGGCATCGCATTTCCGGCACAAACGCGTGGCATGATGATGGCCCGTTCAAGGAGAAGTCCATGCGAACCCTGAGCTTCGCGCTTGTCGCCGCCGGCCTTCCTGTTCTTGCCTCCGTCGCCTCCGCCGGGGAGCAGCAGCGTTACGAGCTGCGCGAAACGGATAACGGCTACGTCCGCCTGGACACGAGCACCGGGGAAATGTCGATCTGCGAGCAGCGTGGAAGCCAGCTCGTCTGCCGCATGGCGGCCGATGAACGCATGGCGCTTCAGGACGAGATCGACCGGCTGAACGAATCGCTTCGCGCTCTCGATGAACGCGTCGCCGCGCTCGAAAAGGCGCCTCCGGTGGCTGTCCTCCCGAGTGAGGAGCAGTTCGACAGGACGCTTGGCTATATGCAGCGTTTCCGCGGCTTCATGGACATCATGAAGGAATATGACCGGGATCAGGAACCGTCGGCGACCCCGCAAAGAACCTGAAAATTCCTATTCTCGCCTTTTGGCTCGCTTTCATGGGATTTTACCTTGAAAAGCGCGGTCCGGCCCGCATAATCCGCTACAGACTCTACGCCGACAGCAGAACTGGCGAGAGCGGGAGGGCCATTTGCCGCAAGGCTACAAGTTCGTCATCGCGGATGACCACCCGCTGTTTCGCGGAGCGCTCAAGCAGGCCATCGGCGGCATGGCCGATGACGGAGTCGTTCTGGAAGCCGGCGATTTCGAAGCGGCGAAGAAGATCGTCGCCGAGAACGAAGATCTGGATCTCGTGCTTCTCGACCTTTCCATGCCGGGCGCCAGCGGCCTGTCGGGATTGATTTCGCTGCGTGGCGTCCATGCCGAGGTGCCTATGGTGGTGGTGTCGGCGCATGACGATCCGGAGACGATACGCCGCGCGCTGGAACTGGGCGCGTCCGGCTTCATCTCGAAATCGGCGAGCATGGAGGATATCCGCAAGGCCGTTCAGACCGTGCTCGACGGCGGCATATCGGCGCCCGGCGGCATCGACCTCGGCGTCGAGCAGGACCCCGAGATTTCCGACCTGATCCGCCGCCTGCAATCGTTGACGCCGCAGCAGACCCGCGTGCTCGGCATGCTCGCCGAGGGCCTGCTGAACAAGCAGATCGCCTATGAGCTCAATGTCTCCGAAGCCACGATCAAGGCCCATGTCTCCGCCGTGTTGCAGAAGCTCGGCGTCGACAGCCGCACGCAGGCGGTCATCCAGCTGAGCAAGATCGGCTCAGACGCGGTGCAGTCGCCGGGGTAGCATATCCTGACCCTGACTATTCGGCGGCAGGCGCCATGCGGCGCACCCGCATCATGATCGTCCGCAGGATCGCCGGCTTGAGCGGCTTGTTGATCACCGGCACGTCGATCGCCTCGGCCGAGTCGCGCACTTCCTGAGAGCGGTCGGCGGTGATGAGAACCGCCGGCAGCGCCCTTCCGTAGATCTCGCGCAGCCGTGCAATGGCTTCGAGGCCCGTTTCGCCATCCAGATGATAGTCGGCGAGCACCATATCCGGCATCTCGGGCCGCTGCCTGCGGTTCACGAAGGCGGCAAGCCCGGAAAACGTGTCGACCCGGCAGCCCCATCCCTCAAGCAGCAAGCGCATGCCGTCGAGAATGCGCGGGTCGTTGTCGATGGCTATGACCTGCAATCCGCTGAGCGCGATCTGCGGCGCCTGCTGCGGCCTGATTCGCCGCACGACGCGCGGCTCCTCGGCGCTTGAAACGGGCAGGAGCACGGAGGCGGTCGTCCCCTTGCCCTTTTCGGACCGCATCCTGATCTCGACGCGCAGCACGCGCGCGATGCGGTCGACGATGGAGAGCCCCAGGCCCAGACCCTCGGCCTCCCGAATGCCGTCGTCCAGCCGCCGGAATTCCTGGAAGACGGAGTTGAGCTTGTCCGCCTCGATGCCGATGCCGGAATCGAGCACCTGGATTTCGGCGAGATCGCCACGTCGCCTGACGCCAACGATGATCTTGCCGGCGCGCGTATATTTGATCGCGTTGGAAACGAGGTTCTGGACAAGCCGCCGCAAAAGGTTGCGGTCTGTTTCCACCACCAGCGAGGAGGGCACGATGCGCAGCTCCAGGGACTTGGCCGCGGCCAGCGGCATGAAGTCCGTGCCGATCTGGCGGAGCATCTCCTCCAGACGGAAGACGCTTTCCTGCGGCTTCATCGCCCCGGCGTCGAGGCGCGAGATGTCGAGCACCGCACCGAGGATCGTTTCCACCGACTCCAGCGAGGATTCGATGCTGCCGACGGCATCGCGGATCGGTCCCTTCGGAGCCTTCTCCATGAGAGACGAGGTGTAGAGGCGGGCGGCGTTCAGAGGCTGAAGAATGTCGTGGCCAGCCGCCGCGAGGAAGCGCGTCTTGCCGAGATTGGCTTCCTCCGCCAGCATCTGCGCCTGCGCCAGTTCCTCGTTCACCCTGGTCAGTTCGGCCGTGCGGCTCTGCACCCTGAGTTCCAGCGATTCGTTCGCCTGCTTGAGCGCCTTGTCCGCGGCGACGCGCGCCGAAATATCGGTATAGGTCGCGACGAGGCCGCCGTCGGGCATCGGGTTCGACCGCAGTTCGATGGTCCGGCCGCTGGTCTTGAGTTCCAGTTGCCACGGGCTGCCGAATGTCGTGAGGCGGTTAAGCGTGCTCACGATCTGGTCGCTGGAAATATCGCCGCGCCGGGCGAGGAAGCGCAACACATGGTCGAGCGAGACGCCGACCTGTCCCATCTCGTCGGGCAGGTCGAAGAGCATGCGGTACTGCCGGTTCCAGCAGGTCAGGCGGAAATCCTTGTCGAAGACGGTGATACCCTGCGCCATCTGGTCGAGCGCGATCTGCAGGAGGTCGCGGTTGTATTGCAGCGCTTCGGTGGCGTCGTCGAGCAGGCGGAAGGCGTCCTTGGCGTTCGGGTCGTTGCGCTGGAACAGCAGCGACAGGATGAGCCGCGCCGAGGACGAGCCGACCGCGCTCGCCAGAAGCTGCTCGGAAAAGCGGATGACGCCGATATTTGCCTGATCGCCGCCGTTCAGCTTGCCGCCCAGCGTCGAGGCGAAGGTCTGGAAGGAGCGTTCGGTGCGCTCGACGCCGAGATAGCGGGAAATCGTGTCCTTGAGCTCGTTCACCGTCACCGCCGTGCGGAAACGGCGCAGCATCGGCAGCGGGCTAGTGTCACGCGGCACGAAGATCGCGGCCTGGATGCGTTCCAGCGGCATCGCCGTGCGGGAGAGCGAGCCCAGCACGAAGAACAGCGTGTTGATCGACAGGCTCCACAGCACGCCGTGGTTCAACGGCTCCGCGACGGTCCCGAACAGCGATTGCGGCTTCAGCGTGTCGATGCCGAACGGCCCGTTCACGATGATCGACAGGTCCGGCGAGGCCAGGGAAGGAAAAAGCAGCGTATAGCCCCAGACGGCGAAGCCCGCCGTCATGCCGATGATCGCGCCGCGCGCGTTTGCGCCGCGCCAGATCAGTCCGCCGAAGAAGGCGGGCGCGAATTGCGCGATTGCGGCGAAGGACATGAGGCCGATCGACGCCAGCCGGGCGTTGTTGGTGCTCTCGCGGTAGTAGAGGAAGGCGGCGAACAGGATGACGAAGATCGCCGCGCGGCGCACGTTGAGGATCAGCCGCGTCCAGTCTTCGGTTTCCCCCGGCTCGGACTTCAGCAGACGCCGGACGAAGAGCGGGATCACCAGATCGTTGGAGATCATGATCGAGAGCGCGACGCTTTCCACGATCACCATCGCGGTCGCGGCGGAGAGCCCGCCGATGAAGGCGACCATCGCCATCGTGTCGTTGCCGGCGAGCAGCGGCACCGAGAGCACGTAGAGATCGCTGCTCGTCCTGTCGCCGATCAGAGTCAGGCCGGCGAAGGCGATGGGCAGCACGAAGAAGTTGATCGCGACGAGGTAGAGCGGGAACACCCAGCTTGCGTGCCTCAACTCGCTGACGTTCCGGTTCTCGACGAAGGTGACGTAGAACTGGCGCGGCAGCATGATGATGGCGAAACCGCTGATCACCGTCATGACCAGCCATGTGCCGAGCGAGGTGCGGTGGGAGAGCGCCGCCTCGATATGCCGGTTGCCGCTGAAGGACTTGAACAGGTCGCTCGGTCCGCCGAAAAGGATGAAGAAGACGCAAAGGCCGATTGCGAGGAAGGCCGCGAGCTTGATAATCGACTCGACCGCGACCGCCAGCACCAGCCCGTCCTGATGTTCGGTGGCGTCGGCATGGCGCGTGCCGAACAGGATGGCGAACAGCGCCAGCATGCCGGCGACGACGAGCGAGATGTCGCTGACGAACGGGTCGAAGGTGAAGGGCGCGCCAGTGTGATGCTCGACGATCAGGCTCATCGAGCCGGAGATCGCCTTGAGCTGCAGCGCGATGTAGGGCACCGCGCCCACCGTCGCGATCAGCGTGGCGATGGAAGCGACGCCGAAGCTCTTGCCGTAGCGCGCGCCGAGGAAGTCCGCGATCGAGGTGATCTTTTCCGCCTTGGCGAGCCTGATGATGCGGCTGAGCAGCGGGAAGCCGAAGGTGAACACCAGAACGGGCCCGATATAGATCGCGAGGAATTCGAGCCCGCGCTCGGCCGCCAGTCCGACAGAGCCGAAGAACGTCCAGGACGTGCAATAGATGCCGAGGCTGAGCGCGTAGATGTTCGGGCGGGTGAGGCCGCTGGCGCGGCCCGCCGCGCGGCGGTCGCCATGACTGGCGATGCCGAACAGCAGCGTGACATAGGCGACCGCCACGATGGCGACGAACCAGGCCTGCAAGCCCGCTCTCCTTCTTTTCCGGGATCGAGGCAATCACAGCTTTCGTCCGCTGTCGATATGACTCGGGACAAACCAAATTGGGACTTCAAGCCACGTTGACTTTTGATAATGTGCTGATCGACCGGCAACCCGAATGGCAGTGCGGTCGGGGACAGCAGAGGAGAATGCCTGTGATCAAGGAATTCCAGGAGTTTATTGCCAAGGGCAACGTCATGGACCTCGCGGTCGGCGTCATCATCGGCGGCGCGTTCGGTCTGATCGTCAATTCGCTGGTCGGCGACATCATCATGCCCATCGTGGGCGCCATCTTCGGAGGCTTCGACTTCTCCAACTACTTCCTGCCGCTTTCCTCCTCGGTCACGGCGACCTCGCTGGAGGAAGCCCGGAAGCAGGGAGCGGTGTTCGCCTACGGCAACTTCCTGACCGTCGTCATCAACTTCCTGATCCTCGCCTGGATCATCTTCCTGATGGTCAAGGCGGTGAACGGACTGCGCAGGAAGCTGGAAAGCGAGAAGCCTGCACCGCCCGCCGCTCCGCCGGCTCCGGAAGTGGGGCTGCTCACCGAAATTCGCGATCTGCTCGCCCGCAAGTAGCATCTGCGGCCGATTTCCCCGGATTGCGCCAATCCGGGGAAATTGCTTGGCGTGCGAAACGCACGCCTCGCATTCGTGCGGCGAAACGGCTATGCGCCAAGGCGTTTCGCAACCGGATGCGCCATGTCCTTCCTTTCCCACGTCCAGCCCGCCGCGGCAAAAGCGCCGGCCAGCGGCATCATCTCCGTCGTCAACTACGGCCGCGACAGGCCCGGCCTGATCCCGCTATGGGCGGGGGAGGGCGACATGCCGACGCCCGACTTCATTTCCGACGCGGCGGCCAAGGGCCTGCGGGACGGCGAGACCTTCTACACCTGGCAGCGCGGCATCCCCGATCTGCGCGAGGCGCTGGCGCGCTACTATCAGCGGCATTTCGGCAAGGTGTTTCCGGCGGACGAGTTCGTCGTCACCGGCTCCGGCATGCATGCCATCCAGCTCGCGATCCAGCTCGTCGCGGGCAGCGGCGACGATCTCGTCTACCTGTCGCCGGCCTGGCCGAATTTCGCTGGCGCGGCGATCGTGGCCGGCGCCAATCCGATCCCTGTTCCGCTATCGCTCGGCGGCAATGGCTGGACGATGGATGTCGAGCGGCTTGAGGCGGCGATCACGCCGAAGACCCGCGCCATCTTTCTGAACAGCCCCTGCAATCCGAGCGGCTGGACGGCGGATCACGCGACGCTGAAGTCGGTGCTCGACCTCGCGCGACGGAAGGGGCTCTGGATCATCGCCGACGAGATCTATTCGCTGTTCTACTATGACGGCGCGCGCGCTCCCTCCTTCCTCGACATCATGGAGCCGGAGGACCGCATCCTCTTCGTGAACACCTTTTCCAAGAACTGGGCGATGACCGGCTGGCGCGTCGGCTGGCTGCGCGTGCATCCCTCGCTCAATGCCACGCTGGAAAACCTCATCCAGTATTCGACCTCAGGCGTTGCGCAGT
The window above is part of the Rhizobiaceae bacterium genome. Proteins encoded here:
- a CDS encoding quinone-dependent dihydroorotate dehydrogenase, with product MSLFDAVGRRALFSLDPETAHGLSIAALRCGVATGSPARADSRLAVSVCGLTFPNPLGMAAGYDKNAEVPDALLGLGFGFAEVGTITPLPQAGNPKPRIFRLIEDEAVINRLGFNNEGHDAAERRLRARAGRGGIVGVNIGANKDSEDRVGDYARGVERFSPLASYLTVNISSPNTPGLRNMQAREALAELLTRVTEAREKAVRRVPVFLKIAPDLAEEELADIAAEVLDKRMDGVIVSNTTLSRSGLKSTTARETGGLSGRPLFRRSTIVLAKMRKLLGPDMVLIGVGGVDTAERALDKIRAGADLVQLYTGLIYGGPGLPRRIVHGLLRAVESSGSANIRALRDTRLDEWAGKPLDA
- a CDS encoding DUF952 domain-containing protein; the encoded protein is MRDIIYKICPEPLWREAEKAGRFEGAPIDIQDGYIHFSTADQVRETAAKHFAGQDNLLLIAIDAAALGPALKYEPSRGGALFPHLYAALGLNAVKWVRSLPLGTDGNHLFPDLER
- a CDS encoding response regulator transcription factor; the protein is MPQGYKFVIADDHPLFRGALKQAIGGMADDGVVLEAGDFEAAKKIVAENEDLDLVLLDLSMPGASGLSGLISLRGVHAEVPMVVVSAHDDPETIRRALELGASGFISKSASMEDIRKAVQTVLDGGISAPGGIDLGVEQDPEISDLIRRLQSLTPQQTRVLGMLAEGLLNKQIAYELNVSEATIKAHVSAVLQKLGVDSRTQAVIQLSKIGSDAVQSPG
- a CDS encoding hybrid sensor histidine kinase/response regulator, which produces MQAWFVAIVAVAYVTLLFGIASHGDRRAAGRASGLTRPNIYALSLGIYCTSWTFFGSVGLAAERGLEFLAIYIGPVLVFTFGFPLLSRIIRLAKAEKITSIADFLGARYGKSFGVASIATLIATVGAVPYIALQLKAISGSMSLIVEHHTGAPFTFDPFVSDISLVVAGMLALFAILFGTRHADATEHQDGLVLAVAVESIIKLAAFLAIGLCVFFILFGGPSDLFKSFSGNRHIEAALSHRTSLGTWLVMTVISGFAIIMLPRQFYVTFVENRNVSELRHASWVFPLYLVAINFFVLPIAFAGLTLIGDRTSSDLYVLSVPLLAGNDTMAMVAFIGGLSAATAMVIVESVALSIMISNDLVIPLFVRRLLKSEPGETEDWTRLILNVRRAAIFVILFAAFLYYRESTNNARLASIGLMSFAAIAQFAPAFFGGLIWRGANARGAIIGMTAGFAVWGYTLLFPSLASPDLSIIVNGPFGIDTLKPQSLFGTVAEPLNHGVLWSLSINTLFFVLGSLSRTAMPLERIQAAIFVPRDTSPLPMLRRFRTAVTVNELKDTISRYLGVERTERSFQTFASTLGGKLNGGDQANIGVIRFSEQLLASAVGSSSARLILSLLFQRNDPNAKDAFRLLDDATEALQYNRDLLQIALDQMAQGITVFDKDFRLTCWNRQYRMLFDLPDEMGQVGVSLDHVLRFLARRGDISSDQIVSTLNRLTTFGSPWQLELKTSGRTIELRSNPMPDGGLVATYTDISARVAADKALKQANESLELRVQSRTAELTRVNEELAQAQMLAEEANLGKTRFLAAAGHDILQPLNAARLYTSSLMEKAPKGPIRDAVGSIESSLESVETILGAVLDISRLDAGAMKPQESVFRLEEMLRQIGTDFMPLAAAKSLELRIVPSSLVVETDRNLLRRLVQNLVSNAIKYTRAGKIIVGVRRRGDLAEIQVLDSGIGIEADKLNSVFQEFRRLDDGIREAEGLGLGLSIVDRIARVLRVEIRMRSEKGKGTTASVLLPVSSAEEPRVVRRIRPQQAPQIALSGLQVIAIDNDPRILDGMRLLLEGWGCRVDTFSGLAAFVNRRQRPEMPDMVLADYHLDGETGLEAIARLREIYGRALPAVLITADRSQEVRDSAEAIDVPVINKPLKPAILRTIMMRVRRMAPAAE
- the mscL gene encoding large conductance mechanosensitive channel protein MscL, whose translation is MIKEFQEFIAKGNVMDLAVGVIIGGAFGLIVNSLVGDIIMPIVGAIFGGFDFSNYFLPLSSSVTATSLEEARKQGAVFAYGNFLTVVINFLILAWIIFLMVKAVNGLRRKLESEKPAPPAAPPAPEVGLLTEIRDLLARK
- a CDS encoding pyridoxal phosphate-dependent aminotransferase — protein: MSFLSHVQPAAAKAPASGIISVVNYGRDRPGLIPLWAGEGDMPTPDFISDAAAKGLRDGETFYTWQRGIPDLREALARYYQRHFGKVFPADEFVVTGSGMHAIQLAIQLVAGSGDDLVYLSPAWPNFAGAAIVAGANPIPVPLSLGGNGWTMDVERLEAAITPKTRAIFLNSPCNPSGWTADHATLKSVLDLARRKGLWIIADEIYSLFYYDGARAPSFLDIMEPEDRILFVNTFSKNWAMTGWRVGWLRVHPSLNATLENLIQYSTSGVAQFMQRGAIAALDFGDAFIAEQVTRARVARDLVCGIIGSTGKARFAVPQGAFYLFFAVDGLDDSMAAAREIIDKANVGLAPGTAFGAGGEGFLRLCFHRRLDQVEEAAHRVANWLNGS